The Amblyomma americanum isolate KBUSLIRL-KWMA chromosome 5, ASM5285725v1, whole genome shotgun sequence genome window below encodes:
- the LOC144135058 gene encoding uncharacterized protein LOC144135058, with translation MNPITPPGLTSAQRNVILKARRQHGTHFMFAVPHDVSKHGLNFVFPSGFVAKSALSLVVVVEANQPMEIQYESKTHENKYVYVTRKPSGELVIGTKDLVYKVHHRYDLELTAKHIMSPGVHIITLELDSYSRFQVSMDGGKGMIKAQVKGTDMAVCGRVRHGFPYFDDPKSEALKKFKVYELHHASNDPKVLFEQIGDGKGASYTLPPFVFVAAGGEIIFGGKFHPRSAPTDRIPVYYGGKQAAGLRGAPLDSQSWVVFKFYTTFFTIYVANTNESPTVIKRDAVSKTAGDTETHVSAITVSRNFQVNNVHVYTGLTQSPVPK, from the exons ATGAATCCCATCACACCGCCCGGGTTGACTTCTGCACAGCGCAACGTCATCCTGAAGGCCAGGAGGCAGCATGGAACACACTTCATGTTCGCC GTgccgcatgacgtctccaagcacGGACTGAACTTCGTATTTCCAAGCGGCTTCGTCGCCAAATCTGCTCTCTCACTGGTCGTTGTGGTCGAAGCCAACCAACC CATGGAGATACAGTACGAGTCCAAGACGCACGAGAACAAGTACGTGTACGTGACTCGGAAGCCGAGCGGGGAGCTGGTGATTGGAACCAAGGACCTCGTATACAAGGTTCACCACCGCTACGACCTCGAGCTGACTGCTAAACACATCATGAGCCCCGGCGTGCACATCATCACACTCGAGCTTGACAGCTACAGCCGTTTCCAG GTGTCCATGGACGGAGGCAAAGGCATGATCAAGGCGCAGGTTAAGGGCACCGACATGGCCGTGTGCGGTCGCGTCAGGCACGGCTTTCCCTACTTCGACGACCCTAAGTCGGAGGCGCTCAAGAAGTTCAAGGTCTACGAGCTACACCACGCCTCCAACGACCCTAAGGTGCTCTTCGAGCAGATTGGAGATGGCAAG GGGGCCAGTTACACGCTGCCGCCGTTCGTGTTCGTTGCTGCGGGTGGCGAGATCATCTTCGGCGGCAAGTTCCACCCACGCAGCGCCCCGACCGACAG GATACCAGTGTATTACGGTGGCAAGCAGGCGGCCGGCCTGCGCGGTGCTCCTCTCGACAGCCAGTCGTGGGTGGTGTTCAAATTCTACACCACCTTTTTCACCATCTACGTGGCGAACACGAACGAGTCTCCAACGGTGATCAAACGCGACGCCGTGAGCAAGACTGCCGGCGACACAGAGACCCACGTCAGCGCCATCACCGTCAGCCGCAACTTCCAGGTCAACAACGTCCACGTG TACACAGGCCTGACCCAATCACCTGTGCCGAAGTAG